In Micromonospora sp. LH3U1, one genomic interval encodes:
- a CDS encoding DUF6077 domain-containing protein codes for MANVDSIAGAPADSDPTPRSEQATRPADRRAVGSRVRALVAVAPAVLTDGAVLAFALFTVLYHLAFLGDLRPSVTFRIWLVACAVLAVVAVLRARRRFTRTRGVGAGTPGDGERAATVEPTGPRPTVDRRLLIGVLVAAAVAAVTAGLAGTEADVSWWIPAVAGLLAAIGGILLVRRAWLGGTVSTQAAVPAPTAVQSAYALAVSVLVGISSLFMARNTPDDVYYVGKSVWIAERDLIPLNDFLFSENVLPSMGSQPPIPSFEVFDGAFANVVGIHASSALWFVLLPIMAVFAVLALWRLTHRWAPRRPMLAFTVAVAYLYLVAGDDAALGTFHLIRLHEGKGMFVSAVIPLMWLYLTEWFDSRSRRSLLLIVALSITAIGLTNTAAIILPMLVGAASFAMLLVGRWKVAIVAAVAALAYPIGSLVVSRLVLGGMTATGADDEFFDAASTYRRTLLFGVVGVISGLALWCGPLLARRRTPALLAAGATLAMSVMFVPGVLEVLSALSGISVVLWRVPWLLALPTLIGLLCTVRVPAPTPALRRAAAGGIAVLLVAAFALFATPMWSSKSWVDVHDRPTWKLPQQRQAIAFWIKGLDRPEGMLLAPKTIMRTSPIVTSEVRVVLPRDFYLLEYDLTSQFSKDRLLLAGFADGDTTPAPAELTPALDRLDVGTICVYNGNRYARDTAPQLGYQEFATRPAPGAMTCFRRVT; via the coding sequence GTGGCCAACGTCGACAGCATCGCCGGAGCGCCCGCCGATTCGGATCCGACGCCTCGGAGCGAGCAGGCAACCCGGCCCGCCGACCGTCGCGCCGTGGGGTCCCGGGTACGCGCGTTGGTGGCCGTCGCCCCGGCGGTGCTCACCGATGGTGCGGTGCTCGCGTTCGCGCTCTTCACCGTGCTCTACCACCTGGCCTTCCTGGGGGACCTGCGTCCGTCGGTGACCTTCCGGATCTGGCTGGTCGCCTGCGCGGTGCTCGCGGTCGTGGCCGTGCTGCGCGCCCGCCGCCGGTTCACCCGCACCCGCGGAGTTGGCGCCGGCACCCCGGGCGACGGCGAGCGGGCGGCAACCGTCGAGCCAACCGGCCCGCGGCCCACCGTCGACCGCCGCCTCCTGATCGGGGTGCTGGTCGCCGCGGCCGTGGCCGCCGTCACCGCCGGTCTGGCCGGGACCGAAGCCGACGTCTCCTGGTGGATCCCGGCGGTGGCCGGCCTGCTCGCGGCGATCGGCGGGATCCTGCTGGTGCGCCGGGCCTGGCTGGGCGGCACGGTCTCCACCCAGGCCGCCGTCCCGGCGCCCACCGCGGTGCAGTCGGCGTACGCGCTGGCCGTCTCGGTGCTGGTCGGAATCTCCTCGCTGTTCATGGCCCGCAACACCCCCGACGACGTCTACTACGTCGGCAAGTCGGTCTGGATCGCCGAGCGTGACCTGATTCCGCTCAACGATTTCCTGTTCTCCGAGAACGTGCTGCCGTCCATGGGCTCGCAGCCGCCGATCCCGTCGTTCGAGGTCTTCGACGGCGCGTTCGCCAACGTCGTCGGCATCCACGCCAGCTCGGCGCTCTGGTTCGTGCTGCTGCCGATCATGGCGGTGTTCGCGGTGTTGGCACTCTGGCGGCTGACGCACCGGTGGGCCCCGCGCCGTCCGATGCTCGCCTTCACCGTGGCGGTCGCGTACCTGTATCTCGTCGCCGGCGATGACGCCGCACTGGGCACGTTCCACCTCATCCGGCTCCACGAGGGCAAGGGCATGTTCGTCTCGGCGGTCATCCCGCTGATGTGGCTCTACCTGACTGAGTGGTTCGACAGCCGGTCGCGGCGCAGCCTGCTGCTCATCGTGGCACTCTCGATCACCGCGATCGGCCTCACCAACACCGCGGCGATCATCCTGCCGATGCTGGTCGGCGCCGCCAGCTTCGCCATGCTGCTGGTCGGCCGGTGGAAGGTTGCCATCGTCGCCGCCGTCGCCGCCCTCGCGTACCCGATCGGCTCGCTGGTCGTCTCCCGACTGGTCCTCGGCGGGATGACCGCAACCGGCGCGGACGACGAGTTCTTCGACGCGGCGTCCACCTACCGACGGACCCTGCTGTTCGGTGTGGTCGGGGTGATCAGCGGCCTGGCGCTGTGGTGCGGTCCGCTGCTCGCCCGGCGGCGTACGCCCGCGCTGCTCGCGGCCGGTGCCACCCTGGCGATGAGCGTGATGTTCGTGCCCGGGGTGCTGGAGGTGTTGAGCGCGTTGAGTGGCATCTCGGTGGTGCTCTGGCGCGTGCCGTGGCTGCTCGCCCTACCGACGCTGATCGGTCTGCTCTGCACCGTGCGCGTGCCGGCACCGACACCGGCGCTGCGCCGCGCCGCGGCCGGCGGGATCGCGGTGCTGCTGGTCGCCGCGTTCGCTCTGTTCGCCACCCCGATGTGGTCCTCGAAGAGTTGGGTCGACGTGCACGACCGCCCCACCTGGAAGCTTCCGCAGCAGCGTCAGGCGATCGCGTTCTGGATCAAGGGGCTGGACCGCCCGGAGGGCATGCTGCTCGCCCCGAAGACGATCATGCGAACCTCACCGATTGTCACCAGCGAGGTCCGGGTCGTCCTGCCCCGCGACTTCTACCTCCTCGAGTACGACCTCACATCCCAGTTCTCCAAGGACCGGCTGTTGCTCGCCGGCTTCGCCGACGGTGACACCACCCCGGCGCCGGCCGAACTGACGCCGGCGCTGGACCGCCTGGACGTGGGCACCATCTGCGTCTACAACGGCAACAGGTACGCCCGCGACACCGCGCCACAGCTCGGCTACCAGGAGTTCGCGACGCGCCCGGCACCCGGGGCGATGACCTGCTTCCGGCGGGTCACCTGA
- a CDS encoding TetR/AcrR family transcriptional regulator, producing the protein MTTEKRRAPAGAAVLRDEITTAIRHALMQELAAVGYGRLSIEAVARRAGVSKTAIYRRWNSKLDLVLEIVAAAAQGKLPALDTGTLRGDLALLFQAVAHALRHPLASQIIPDLLAEAARNPSIDATLRQVLHARQQEIGGRLVARAVQRGELPADTDPDAAVDLIVGPLYWRLAIARLPLTDGYLDNLVESVAAGLGADSAVPRPRAAPISG; encoded by the coding sequence ATGACCACCGAGAAGAGGCGGGCCCCGGCCGGAGCGGCGGTGCTTCGTGACGAGATCACCACGGCTATCCGGCATGCGCTGATGCAGGAGCTCGCCGCGGTCGGCTACGGCCGGCTCTCCATCGAGGCGGTGGCCCGGCGGGCCGGCGTCAGCAAGACCGCCATCTACCGGCGGTGGAACTCGAAGCTCGACCTGGTGCTGGAGATCGTCGCCGCGGCGGCGCAGGGAAAGCTGCCCGCGCTGGACACCGGCACCCTGCGCGGCGACCTCGCGCTGCTGTTCCAGGCGGTGGCGCACGCGCTGCGCCACCCACTGGCGTCGCAGATCATCCCGGACCTGCTGGCCGAGGCCGCTCGCAACCCCAGCATCGATGCGACCCTGCGTCAGGTGCTGCACGCCCGACAGCAGGAGATCGGCGGTCGCCTGGTGGCCCGTGCGGTGCAACGCGGTGAGTTGCCGGCCGACACCGACCCGGACGCCGCGGTCGACCTCATCGTCGGCCCGCTCTACTGGCGGCTCGCCATCGCCCGACTCCCGCTCACGGACGGCTACCTCGACAATCTGGTCGAATCCGTGGCCGCCGGGCTCGGCGCCGACAGCGCCGTACCCCGTCCCCGGGCAGCCCCGATCTCGGGTTGA